One genomic segment of Oncorhynchus kisutch isolate 150728-3 linkage group LG15, Okis_V2, whole genome shotgun sequence includes these proteins:
- the ywhag2 gene encoding 14-3-3 protein gamma-2 encodes MVDREQLVQKARLAEQAERYDDMAAAMKSVTELNEALSNEERNLLSVAYKNVVGARRSSWRVISSIEQKTSADGNEKKIEMVRAYREKIEKELEAVCQDVLNLLDNYLIKNCNETQHESKVFYLKMKGDYYRYLAEVATGEKRATVIESSEKAYNEAHEISKEHMQPTHPIRLGLALNYSVFYYEIQNAPEQACHLAKTAFDDAIAELDTLNEDSYKDSTLIMQLLRDNLTLWTSDQQDDEGGEGNKD; translated from the exons TCGCGAGCAGCTGGTGCAGAAAGCCAGGCTGGCTGAACAGGCTGAAAGATATGATGACATGGCAGCTGCCATGAAATCG gtaacagagcTGAATGAGGCCCTATCTAACGAAGAGAGGAACCTCCTGTCTGTGGCCTATAAGAATGTGGTGGGGGCCCGCCGTTCCTCTTGGAGGGTGATCTCTAGCATCGAGCAGAAGACCTCTGCAGATGGAAATGAGAAAAAGATTGAAATGGTTCGGGCCTACAGGGAGAAGATTGAGAAGGAgctggaggctgtgtgtcagGACGTGCTCAACCTTCTGGATAACTACCTGATCAAGAACTGCAACGAGACGCAGCACGAGAGCAAGGTATTTTACCTGAAGATGAAAGGCGACTACTACCGCTACCTGGCTGAGGTGGCCACGGGCGAGAAGAGGGCCACCGTCATCGAATCATCAGAGAAGGCTTACAACGAGGCCCATGAGATCAGCAAAGAGCACATGCAGCCCACCCACCCCATCCGCCTCGGCTTGGCTCTCAACTACTCTGTATTTTACTACGAGATCCAGAATGCCCCTGAGCAGGCCTGTCATCTGGCCAAGACCGCCTTCGATGACGCTATTGCTGAGCTGGACACCCTGAACGAGGACTCCTACAAAGACTCAACTCTCATCATGCAGCTGCTCCGAGACAACTTAACACTGTGGACAAGTGACCAGCAGGAtgatgagggaggggagggtaACAAAGATTAA